The DNA region TCATCGGCAGGGCGATCAGGAGGATCGGGGCGATGTCGAGGAGCAGGTAGGTGAGCGTGATCGGCTGACCGAAGCCGCGCACCGTGCTCGCGGAGGCGATGACGACGAGGACGAGCAGGGCGACGATCGCCATCTCCCTCGTGAGGAGCACACGCCGCCAGAGCGGCTTGTCGAAGTCGCGGATCACCCGGGTGGTCGCGGTCGCGGTCGCGGCGGTCATGACTTGTCCCTCGCTTCGATGAGCCGTCGTTTCTGGCGGACGGCGAGGACACGGTCGAGCACGATCGCGCCGATGATCAGGAGGCCGACGACGGCGCGCTGCCAGAAGTCGGGGATGCCGAGGATGGGAAGGGCCCGGTTGATCGTGAGCAGCAGCACCGCACCGATCGCCGCCCCCCAGACCGAGCCGATGCCGCCGGTGATCGCGACGCCGCCGATCACGGCCGCGCCCACCGCGTCGAGCTCCCACCCGGCTCCGGCCTGCGAGTTGATGGTGCCGTAGCGGGCGGCGTAGAACACCCCGGCGAGACCGGCGAGCGCACCGGAGACGACGAAGGCGGTCAGCACGCGGCGCGTGACGCGGAGGCCGTAGAGCTCCGCGGCCGCGGGATCGGATCCGATCGCGTAGTACTCGCGGCCGCCACGGGTGTTCTTCATGTACCAGGCGGCTGCGGCGAGCACGATGAGTGCGACGATCGTGAGGATCGGGATGCCGATGAGCTGCCCGGTGCCGAGGGCGAGGAAGTCCTTCGGCATGTCGGAGGCGTTCACCCGGTCGCTGCCGGTCCACAGCACGTTGATGCCGCGGTAGGCGTAGAGCGTGCCGAGGGTGATCACCATGGCGGGCACTTTGGCGAAGGCGACCAGCGCCCCGTTGATGAGTCCGAGGAGGGCTCCGAACACGACGGCGGCCACCACCACGATCATGATCGGGATGCCGGGGACGTCGATGAACAGGCGACCGGTGAGGTAGGCGGTGAGCCCCATGACCGAGCCGACCGAGAGGTCGACGTTGCGGGTGATGAGGACGATGGCCTGTCCGACGGCGACGAGCACGAGGATCGAGGGCGTCAGGAGCAGGTCGCGCCAGCCGTCGGGGCTGAACAGGAAGTTCGAGTTGTTCGTCGTCGCGGCGATGATCACGAGCGCCAGGGCGAGGAGGATGCCGAACTCCCGCGCCCTGCCGAGGGCTGCGAGCCTCTTCGTCATCGAGGAGACGGGGATGGCGGTGGTCACGAGGAGAGCTCCGATGCGTGCGTCGCGGCGTACATGAC from Microbacterium sp. SY138 includes:
- a CDS encoding ABC transporter permease, which codes for MTKRLAALGRAREFGILLALALVIIAATTNNSNFLFSPDGWRDLLLTPSILVLVAVGQAIVLITRNVDLSVGSVMGLTAYLTGRLFIDVPGIPIMIVVVAAVVFGALLGLINGALVAFAKVPAMVITLGTLYAYRGINVLWTGSDRVNASDMPKDFLALGTGQLIGIPILTIVALIVLAAAAWYMKNTRGGREYYAIGSDPAAAELYGLRVTRRVLTAFVVSGALAGLAGVFYAARYGTINSQAGAGWELDAVGAAVIGGVAITGGIGSVWGAAIGAVLLLTINRALPILGIPDFWQRAVVGLLIIGAIVLDRVLAVRQKRRLIEARDKS